From a single Nissabacter sp. SGAir0207 genomic region:
- a CDS encoding LysR family transcriptional regulator has translation MHSTEIRYFLAVADTGSLTAASQQLFVAVSAISRQIQRLEARVGAPLFERHARGMVLNDAGQILENHVRRTMRDMEYAVAEIQGLRAVRRTLIRVACTDGMAFDLLPTLLTRFRAQNPAVSFHLQAGSAMEVAEMLRRGEAEVALQLSLAPERGVEVISTQPAPVLLLMRPDHPLAEGPVDLAGLHTYPLALPEPGTTIRQLFDLSCRMSGTFLEPAFSCNNFSGLYHFVLHTPQALTICSHFTLLFRARQDGMRLRNLNVSQLSQRTLQLQTPAGLRPSAALKLLLAFLQEEIEREGAAFWRDFGLA, from the coding sequence ATGCACAGCACCGAGATCCGCTACTTTCTGGCGGTGGCCGATACCGGCTCACTCACCGCCGCCAGCCAGCAACTGTTTGTCGCTGTCTCAGCCATCAGCCGCCAGATCCAGCGGCTTGAGGCGCGGGTTGGCGCGCCGCTGTTTGAGCGCCATGCGCGCGGCATGGTGCTGAACGACGCGGGGCAAATTCTGGAGAACCATGTGCGTCGCACTATGCGTGATATGGAGTACGCGGTGGCGGAGATTCAGGGGTTGCGGGCAGTGCGGCGCACCCTGATCCGGGTCGCCTGTACCGATGGCATGGCCTTCGACCTGCTGCCCACGCTGTTGACCCGCTTCCGGGCGCAGAACCCGGCCGTCTCTTTCCACTTGCAGGCGGGATCGGCGATGGAGGTGGCGGAGATGCTGCGGCGCGGTGAGGCCGAGGTGGCGCTGCAACTTAGTCTGGCACCGGAGCGCGGCGTGGAGGTGATCAGCACGCAGCCCGCGCCAGTGCTGCTGCTGATGCGCCCTGACCACCCACTGGCCGAGGGGCCGGTGGATCTGGCTGGCCTGCATACCTATCCGCTGGCGTTGCCGGAGCCGGGCACCACCATCCGCCAGCTGTTCGATCTCTCCTGCCGGATGAGCGGCACCTTTCTGGAGCCGGCCTTTAGCTGCAACAACTTCTCCGGCCTCTACCACTTCGTGTTGCACACGCCACAGGCGCTCACCATATGTAGCCACTTCACGCTGCTGTTCCGCGCCCGTCAGGATGGGATGCGGCTACGCAACCTCAACGTCAGCCAGCTCAGCCAGCGTACCCTACAGCTCCAGACGCCAGCCGGGCTGCGGCCCTCGGCGGCGCTGAAGCTGTTACTGGCCTTTTTGCAGGAGGAGATTGAGCGGGAGGGCGCTGCCTTCTGGCGCGACTTTGGCCTCGCCTAG
- a CDS encoding GlpM family protein, with protein sequence MGLLIKAAIGALVVVLIGLLSKTKNYYIAGLVPLFPTFALIAHYIVGTERSLEALRTTILFGIWAVIPYLVYLISLYFLLGVLRLPLALLAGVACWTAAAWLLIQGWNRWHGQG encoded by the coding sequence ATGGGATTGCTGATTAAGGCGGCGATCGGCGCGCTGGTGGTGGTGCTGATCGGCCTGTTGTCGAAGACCAAGAATTACTACATTGCCGGGCTGGTGCCGCTGTTCCCGACCTTTGCGCTGATTGCCCACTACATCGTGGGCACCGAGCGCTCCCTTGAGGCGCTACGCACCACCATCCTGTTTGGCATCTGGGCGGTGATCCCCTATCTGGTCTACCTGATCTCGCTCTACTTCCTGCTCGGCGTGCTGCGGCTGCCGTTGGCGCTGCTGGCTGGGGTGGCCTGCTGGACGGCGGCGGCCTGGCTGCTCATTCAGGGCTGGAACCGCTGGCACGGGCAGGGGTAA
- a CDS encoding HAD family phosphatase: MDLALFDLDETLMCEDSAALWLRWLVSQGFAPPELVRRQPVLLEQARRGELTREEYRLLTMATLTGFSCRTVAGWVDRFTRRDILPRLYPAARRQLQWHRERGDTLIIFSACSHALLGPIALTLGAHHALAPLAEIADDRYTGAPDPEDTLLTHTERVEAWLANWRGEPFRALHGYSDSIQDRLLLERVDHASVINPAPDLHALASRSGWQVRAWQR; the protein is encoded by the coding sequence ATGGATTTAGCCCTGTTCGACCTTGACGAGACGTTGATGTGTGAAGATAGCGCCGCCCTGTGGCTGCGCTGGCTGGTGTCGCAGGGCTTCGCCCCGCCAGAGCTGGTGCGCCGCCAGCCGGTGCTGCTGGAGCAGGCGCGCCGTGGCGAGCTGACGCGTGAGGAGTACCGGCTGCTGACGATGGCGACACTCACCGGCTTTAGCTGCCGCACCGTGGCTGGCTGGGTCGATCGCTTCACCCGTCGCGATATTTTGCCGCGTCTCTACCCGGCTGCTCGCCGCCAGTTGCAGTGGCACCGCGAGCGCGGCGATACCCTGATCATCTTCTCCGCCTGTAGCCATGCCCTGCTCGGCCCCATCGCCCTGACGCTCGGCGCGCACCATGCCCTCGCGCCGTTGGCGGAGATCGCCGACGATCGCTACACCGGCGCGCCAGACCCGGAGGATACCCTGCTCACCCACACCGAACGGGTGGAGGCGTGGCTGGCAAACTGGCGCGGCGAGCCGTTCCGCGCGCTGCACGGCTACAGCGACTCGATTCAGGATCGCCTGCTGCTGGAGCGCGTTGACCATGCCAGCGTGATCAACCCGGCCCCCGACCTGCACGCACTGGCGAGCCGCAGCGGCTGGCAGGTGCGCGCCTGGCAGCGCTAG
- a CDS encoding phage antirepressor KilAC domain-containing protein, which produces MMISAAGFEALHQTVSMSSRELADVTGTSHGEVKRLIKSLESAQRLSQPLRAADYERDGETHQEYLLNKRDSLMVVARLSPAFTAVVLDRWQERELTHDLPDFTNPAVAARAWAEEFERRQAMEKQIALIAPKADFFDRYVTVEGTLGFRQVCKLLKVKETDFRQFLLERQIMYRLAGALTPYQQHIDAGRFEMHTGTGENRHAFSQAMFTSKGVKWVADLWANKVAQTTRGAAA; this is translated from the coding sequence ATGATGATATCCGCAGCGGGTTTTGAAGCCCTTCATCAAACGGTCTCAATGAGCAGCCGTGAACTGGCTGATGTGACCGGAACCTCGCATGGCGAGGTCAAGCGCCTGATTAAGAGCCTGGAGTCGGCCCAGCGCCTGTCGCAGCCGTTGCGCGCCGCTGATTACGAGCGCGATGGGGAGACCCACCAGGAGTATCTGTTGAACAAACGCGACTCCCTGATGGTGGTGGCGCGCCTGTCGCCCGCTTTTACTGCCGTGGTGCTGGATCGCTGGCAGGAGCGCGAGCTGACCCACGATCTGCCGGACTTTACCAACCCGGCGGTGGCGGCCCGTGCCTGGGCGGAGGAGTTTGAGCGCCGTCAGGCGATGGAAAAGCAAATAGCCCTCATCGCCCCGAAGGCAGACTTCTTTGACCGGTATGTCACCGTTGAGGGCACGCTCGGCTTCCGTCAAGTGTGCAAATTGCTGAAGGTGAAAGAGACGGACTTCCGCCAGTTCCTGCTGGAGCGCCAGATCATGTACCGTCTGGCCGGCGCGCTGACGCCCTACCAGCAGCACATTGACGCAGGCCGGTTTGAGATGCATACCGGCACCGGCGAGAACCGCCACGCCTTCTCACAGGCGATGTTCACCTCCAAAGGGGTGAAGTGGGTCGCTGACCTCTGGGCCAACAAGGTCGCCCAGACCACCCGTGGCGCGGCAGCCTGA
- the deoR gene encoding DNA-binding transcriptional repressor DeoR translates to METRREERIQRLVQALKRSDKIHLKEAAALLGVSEMTIRRDLSAQPSSVVLLGGYVVIDPKASSVTSYFVSDQQGKQVEEKRHVGRLAAQCIAADDTVFFDCGTTIPYIIDAIDEALPFTAVCYSLNTFLALQDKPLCKVVLCGGEFRPDSYIFTPLAGRNLMENICPTKAFISAAGIHLEQGVSCYNFEEIEMKHRALAGAGQRILVVDHTKFGKVKPARVGDLTLFDTVITNRPPEPAYARYLKEHRITLLS, encoded by the coding sequence ATGGAAACTCGACGCGAAGAACGCATCCAACGGCTGGTTCAGGCATTGAAACGGTCAGACAAAATTCACCTGAAAGAGGCCGCCGCGCTGCTCGGGGTCTCGGAGATGACCATCCGGCGCGACCTGAGCGCCCAACCCTCCAGCGTGGTGCTGCTGGGCGGCTATGTGGTGATTGATCCGAAGGCCAGCAGTGTCACCAGCTACTTTGTCTCCGACCAGCAGGGCAAGCAGGTAGAGGAGAAGCGCCACGTCGGCCGGCTGGCGGCGCAGTGCATCGCCGCCGATGACACCGTGTTTTTCGACTGCGGCACCACGATTCCCTATATCATTGACGCCATTGATGAGGCGCTGCCCTTCACCGCGGTCTGCTATTCGCTGAATACCTTTCTGGCGTTGCAGGACAAACCGCTGTGCAAAGTGGTGCTGTGCGGCGGGGAATTCCGCCCGGACAGCTACATCTTCACCCCGCTGGCGGGGCGCAACCTGATGGAGAACATCTGCCCCACCAAGGCCTTTATCTCGGCGGCGGGCATCCATCTGGAGCAGGGCGTCAGCTGTTATAACTTTGAAGAGATTGAGATGAAGCACCGTGCCCTCGCCGGGGCAGGCCAGCGCATTCTGGTGGTGGATCACACCAAATTTGGCAAGGTGAAACCGGCGCGCGTCGGCGATTTGACGCTGTTTGATACCGTGATCACCAACCGCCCGCCCGAGCCAGCCTACGCCCGCTACCTCAAGGAGCACCGCATCACCCTGCTGAGCTAA
- a CDS encoding HAAAP family serine/threonine permease, with protein sequence MDTTQTGTLTAPAGSGLGWRKSDTMWMLGLYGTAIGAGVLFLPINAGVGGLIPLVIMALLAFPMTYFAHRGLCRFVLSGKNPGEDITEVVEEHFGTGAGKLITLLYFFAIYPILLVYSVAITNTVESFIIHQMHLNAPPRALLALILIVGLMTIVRFGEALIVKTMSILVFPFVAILMLLALYLIPNWSTALFENVNVSASAGGKGLLMTLWLALPVMVFAFNHSPIISAFAVAKREEYGVDAERKCASILARSHLMMVVTVMFFVFSCVLSLSPADLMAAKDQNISILSYLANHFNNPMIAYLAPFIAFVAITKSFLGHYLGAREGLNGMMTKALRSRGKSLPVSKLNRITAGFMLVTTWLVATYNPSILGMIETLGGPVIAVLLFLMPMYAIRKVPAMRKYSGAVSNVFVVLVGLISISAILYSL encoded by the coding sequence ATGGACACTACACAAACGGGTACACTCACCGCGCCAGCCGGCTCAGGGCTGGGCTGGCGCAAAAGCGACACCATGTGGATGCTGGGGCTGTATGGCACCGCCATCGGCGCGGGCGTGCTGTTCCTTCCGATCAATGCTGGCGTTGGCGGCCTGATCCCACTGGTCATCATGGCGCTGCTGGCCTTCCCGATGACCTACTTCGCCCACCGCGGCCTCTGCCGCTTTGTGCTCTCCGGTAAAAATCCCGGTGAGGACATCACGGAAGTGGTGGAAGAGCACTTCGGCACCGGCGCGGGCAAGCTGATCACCCTGCTCTACTTCTTCGCCATCTACCCGATCCTGCTGGTCTACAGCGTGGCGATCACCAACACGGTGGAGAGCTTCATCATCCACCAGATGCACCTGAATGCCCCGCCGCGCGCGCTGCTGGCGCTGATCCTGATTGTCGGCCTGATGACCATCGTCCGCTTCGGCGAGGCGCTGATCGTGAAAACCATGAGCATCCTGGTGTTCCCGTTTGTCGCCATCCTGATGCTGCTGGCCCTCTACCTGATCCCCAACTGGAGCACCGCGCTGTTCGAGAACGTCAACGTCTCTGCGTCCGCGGGCGGTAAGGGTCTGCTGATGACGCTGTGGCTGGCGCTGCCGGTGATGGTGTTTGCCTTCAACCACTCGCCGATTATCTCCGCCTTTGCCGTGGCCAAGCGTGAAGAGTATGGCGTGGATGCTGAGCGCAAATGTGCCTCGATTCTGGCGCGCAGCCACCTGATGATGGTGGTGACGGTGATGTTCTTTGTCTTCAGCTGCGTGCTGAGCCTGTCCCCGGCTGACCTGATGGCTGCCAAGGATCAGAACATCTCCATCCTCTCCTATCTGGCGAACCACTTTAACAACCCGATGATCGCCTACCTGGCGCCGTTCATTGCCTTTGTCGCCATCACCAAGTCCTTCCTCGGCCACTATCTGGGTGCGCGTGAGGGCCTGAACGGCATGATGACCAAGGCGCTGCGCAGCCGTGGCAAGAGCCTGCCGGTAAGCAAGCTGAACCGCATCACCGCGGGCTTCATGCTGGTGACCACCTGGCTGGTGGCGACGTACAACCCGAGCATCCTCGGCATGATCGAGACGCTGGGCGGCCCGGTGATCGCGGTACTGCTGTTCCTGATGCCGATGTACGCCATCCGTAAAGTACCAGCGATGCGCAAATACAGCGGCGCGGTCAGCAACGTCTTTGTGGTGCTGGTGGGCCTGATCTCCATCTCCGCCATCCTCTACAGCCTGTAG
- the ybjG gene encoding undecaprenyl-diphosphate phosphatase, producing MEQLNHQLFSWINATPDSPLWLVRLATFVARDLIAIVPLLIAGLWLWGRHESITHQRELACKTFIAVCFAMAATTSVSLLYPHARPFVEGVGYNFLPHAPDDSFPSNHGTVIFTFALAFLSWHRPWSGAVLMVVACAIAWSRVYLGVHWPLDMVGGLLAGGVGCLFSQLVWNLFGSAIAPRLERLYRFCFAIPIRKGWTRH from the coding sequence ATGGAACAACTGAACCACCAACTGTTTAGCTGGATAAATGCCACCCCCGACTCGCCGCTGTGGCTGGTGCGGCTGGCGACCTTTGTGGCGCGTGACCTGATCGCGATTGTGCCACTGCTGATCGCCGGACTGTGGCTATGGGGACGGCATGAGAGCATCACCCACCAGCGTGAGCTGGCATGTAAGACCTTTATCGCCGTCTGCTTCGCGATGGCCGCCACCACCAGCGTCTCCCTGCTCTACCCGCACGCGCGCCCCTTTGTCGAGGGCGTTGGCTATAACTTCCTGCCACATGCGCCCGATGACTCCTTCCCCAGCAACCACGGCACCGTGATCTTCACCTTTGCGTTGGCCTTCCTGAGCTGGCACCGCCCTTGGTCTGGCGCGGTGCTGATGGTCGTGGCCTGCGCCATCGCCTGGTCGCGGGTCTACCTCGGCGTGCACTGGCCGCTGGACATGGTGGGCGGCCTGCTGGCTGGTGGCGTTGGTTGCCTCTTCTCACAGCTGGTGTGGAACCTGTTTGGTTCGGCCATTGCGCCGCGGCTGGAGCGCCTCTACCGCTTCTGCTTTGCCATCCCGATCCGCAAGGGCTGGACACGCCACTGA
- a CDS encoding M20 family metallopeptidase yields MTAQHAVAQALGWFDSGAFRDTLARRVACVTESQRDPQSPHLTRYLSQEIGPALAALGFDLQQVENPLAGQPPFLIASRIEDPALPTLLCYGHGDVVNGEAESWRSGLTPWALVEEGDRWYGRGSADNKGQHSVNLAALEQVYAARGGRLGFNCKWLFEMGEEISSPGLAEICRREREALAADLFIAADGPRMSAARPTLFLGSRGCVNFRLSIHARPRAYHSGNWGGVLSNPATRLANALAALVDAHGALQVAALKPPALTPALRAILGELEAGGQPGDPEIDANWGEPGLTPAERLFGWNTLEVLSFLAGNPQQPMNAIPPQASATCQLRFVVGTDWTALADHLRHYLDAAGFPDVEVEVIRGTPATRLDPDDPLVGWALGVMARASGKKPALLPNLGGSLPNDVFADILGLPTLWIPHSYPACGQHAADEHMLKPVAREGLAIMTELLWALGEPDHPLRQTATTAGEVTP; encoded by the coding sequence ATGACAGCACAACATGCAGTGGCTCAGGCGCTGGGCTGGTTTGACAGTGGCGCCTTCCGTGACACCCTGGCGCGCCGCGTGGCCTGCGTCACCGAGAGCCAACGCGACCCGCAATCCCCCCACCTGACGCGCTACCTGAGCCAGGAGATCGGCCCGGCGCTGGCCGCTCTGGGCTTTGATCTGCAACAGGTGGAGAACCCACTGGCTGGCCAGCCTCCCTTCCTGATCGCCAGCCGCATTGAAGACCCGGCGCTGCCGACGCTGCTCTGCTACGGCCACGGCGACGTGGTGAACGGCGAGGCGGAGAGCTGGCGCAGCGGCCTCACCCCGTGGGCACTGGTTGAGGAGGGTGACCGCTGGTATGGGCGCGGCTCCGCCGACAACAAGGGGCAGCACAGCGTCAATCTGGCGGCACTGGAGCAGGTCTACGCCGCGCGCGGGGGCCGACTCGGCTTTAACTGCAAGTGGCTGTTTGAGATGGGCGAGGAGATCAGTTCACCGGGGCTGGCGGAGATTTGCCGCCGCGAACGTGAGGCGCTGGCGGCTGACCTGTTTATCGCTGCCGATGGCCCGCGCATGAGCGCGGCGCGCCCGACGCTGTTCCTCGGCTCACGCGGCTGTGTCAACTTCCGCCTGAGCATCCATGCCCGCCCGCGCGCCTACCACTCCGGCAACTGGGGCGGCGTATTGAGCAACCCGGCCACCCGGCTGGCGAACGCGCTGGCGGCGCTGGTGGATGCACACGGCGCGTTGCAGGTGGCGGCGCTGAAGCCACCGGCCCTCACCCCGGCGCTGCGCGCCATCCTTGGCGAGCTGGAGGCCGGTGGCCAGCCGGGCGACCCGGAGATTGACGCCAACTGGGGCGAGCCGGGGCTGACGCCAGCCGAGCGCCTGTTTGGCTGGAACACGCTGGAGGTGCTGAGTTTCCTCGCGGGCAACCCGCAGCAGCCGATGAACGCCATCCCGCCGCAAGCCAGCGCCACCTGCCAGCTGCGCTTTGTGGTCGGCACGGACTGGACGGCATTGGCTGACCACCTGCGCCACTACCTTGATGCCGCTGGCTTCCCGGATGTGGAGGTGGAGGTGATCCGCGGCACGCCAGCCACCCGCCTCGACCCGGACGATCCGCTGGTGGGCTGGGCGCTGGGGGTGATGGCGCGCGCCAGCGGCAAAAAACCGGCGCTGCTGCCCAACCTTGGCGGCTCGCTGCCCAACGATGTGTTTGCCGACATCCTTGGCCTGCCGACCCTCTGGATCCCCCACTCCTACCCGGCCTGCGGCCAGCACGCCGCCGATGAGCACATGCTCAAGCCAGTGGCGCGCGAGGGGCTGGCGATCATGACGGAGCTGCTGTGGGCGCTGGGCGAGCCTGATCACCCGCTGCGCCAGACCGCCACCACCGCCGGGGAGGTGACGCCATGA
- a CDS encoding MFS transporter, with amino-acid sequence MSTLTLTATRPSLYKTLFATCIGNALEWFDIAVYGFFAAYIAHAFFPTADPSVSLLLAFGSFGVSFLIRPLGAVVLGAYADRAGRKASLLLSMSLMMLGGLIIVVMPSYASIGLAAPLLVLVARLIQGFSAGGEFGSSTAFLVEHFPERRAFIASWQFATQGASTLLASMFGLGLAACLTEPQMQAWGWRIPFAFGLLIGPVGLYIRRHIHEPTATAEAPRCDSPVKTLAREQKGRFFTAIGLMVVSTAVNYMLNYVPTYATKTLHLPGEVAFSATLIAGVILTVVTPLMGLWAERVGRQPLMWGALLLLLVTIFPGFWLMTHFLSALSLCLLVGWMALLKSIYFAAVPSLMADLFPVSTRASGMAISYNVAVTVFGGFAPFLCTLLISATGTPLAPSYYLMAVSVLSAVALMSAQRLPR; translated from the coding sequence ATGAGTACCCTGACCCTGACGGCCACGCGCCCCAGCCTCTACAAAACCCTGTTCGCCACCTGCATCGGCAACGCGCTGGAGTGGTTCGACATCGCGGTGTATGGCTTTTTCGCCGCCTACATTGCCCACGCCTTCTTCCCTACCGCCGATCCCTCGGTGTCGCTGCTGCTGGCATTCGGCAGCTTCGGCGTCTCCTTCCTGATCCGCCCGCTGGGGGCGGTGGTGCTGGGGGCCTATGCCGACCGCGCGGGCCGCAAGGCGTCGCTGCTGCTCTCCATGAGCCTGATGATGCTGGGCGGGCTGATTATCGTGGTGATGCCGAGCTATGCGAGCATCGGGCTGGCCGCGCCGCTGCTGGTACTGGTGGCGCGCCTGATTCAGGGCTTCTCCGCTGGCGGTGAGTTTGGCAGTTCGACGGCGTTTTTGGTCGAGCACTTCCCGGAGCGGCGCGCCTTTATCGCCAGTTGGCAGTTCGCCACGCAGGGCGCGAGCACCCTGCTGGCCTCGATGTTTGGCCTTGGGCTGGCGGCCTGCCTGACCGAACCGCAGATGCAGGCGTGGGGCTGGCGCATCCCGTTCGCCTTCGGCCTGCTGATTGGCCCGGTGGGGCTTTATATCCGCCGCCATATCCATGAGCCGACCGCCACCGCCGAGGCACCGCGCTGTGACTCGCCGGTGAAGACGCTGGCGCGCGAGCAGAAGGGGCGCTTCTTCACCGCCATTGGCCTGATGGTGGTCTCCACCGCAGTTAACTACATGCTGAACTATGTGCCAACCTACGCCACCAAGACCCTGCACCTGCCGGGCGAGGTGGCCTTCAGCGCCACGCTGATCGCCGGAGTGATCCTGACGGTGGTGACGCCGCTGATGGGGCTGTGGGCCGAGCGCGTCGGCCGCCAGCCGTTGATGTGGGGCGCGCTGTTGCTGCTGCTGGTAACCATCTTCCCCGGCTTCTGGCTGATGACGCACTTCCTGTCGGCGCTGTCGCTCTGCCTGCTGGTAGGCTGGATGGCGTTGCTGAAGTCCATCTACTTCGCGGCGGTGCCGTCGCTGATGGCGGATCTGTTCCCGGTCTCCACCCGCGCCAGCGGCATGGCGATCAGCTACAACGTGGCGGTGACGGTGTTTGGCGGCTTCGCGCCCTTCCTCTGTACGCTGCTGATCAGCGCCACCGGTACGCCGCTGGCCCCGAGCTACTACCTGATGGCGGTCAGTGTGCTGAGTGCCGTGGCACTGATGAGCGCCCAGCGCCTGCCGCGCTGA
- a CDS encoding serine hydrolase, protein MNNAPVFSPRLLAGAGVLLLATAAQAADAPTAPQINARAFVLMDYSSGKILSQSNPDARLDPASLTKIMASYVVGQSIKAKKITPDDMVTVGKDAWATGNPVLRGSSLMFLKPGDRVPVSELNKGIVIQSGNDASIALADYVAGSQDAFVRLMNTYAQALGLQNTHFLTVHGLDAEGQYSTARDMAVMTQALIRDTPDEYALHKEKEFTFNRIRQVNRNRLLWSINLNVDGVKTGYTSGAGYNLVSSASDNGMRLISVVLGAPSDNVRFNESQTLLTWGFRFFETATPIKAGAPFVSQRVWFGDRNEVPLGVAQDAAITIPRGEMKNLKASFTLSQPQLQAPLAKNQAVGTINFELNGKVVEQRPLVALEEVKEGGFISRLWDRIMMQLSSWFGGWFGDKS, encoded by the coding sequence ATGAACAACGCCCCCGTATTTTCACCCCGTCTTCTGGCTGGCGCCGGCGTGCTGCTGCTGGCTACCGCCGCGCAGGCCGCCGACGCGCCCACCGCCCCGCAGATCAATGCCCGTGCCTTTGTGCTGATGGACTACAGCAGCGGCAAGATCCTGTCCCAGTCCAACCCCGATGCCCGCCTCGATCCGGCCAGCCTGACCAAAATCATGGCCAGCTACGTGGTGGGCCAGTCCATCAAGGCGAAAAAGATCACGCCGGATGACATGGTGACCGTCGGCAAAGATGCGTGGGCCACCGGCAACCCCGTGCTGCGCGGCTCCTCGCTGATGTTCCTCAAACCCGGCGACCGCGTGCCGGTGTCGGAACTGAACAAGGGGATCGTCATCCAGTCCGGCAATGACGCCAGCATCGCGCTGGCGGACTACGTGGCTGGCAGCCAGGACGCCTTTGTCCGCTTGATGAACACCTACGCACAGGCGCTGGGGTTGCAGAACACCCACTTCCTGACGGTGCATGGGCTGGACGCGGAGGGGCAGTACAGCACCGCCCGCGACATGGCGGTAATGACGCAGGCGCTGATCCGCGACACGCCGGATGAGTACGCGCTGCACAAGGAGAAGGAGTTCACCTTCAACCGCATCCGCCAGGTGAACCGCAACCGCCTGCTGTGGAGTATTAACCTGAACGTCGATGGCGTCAAGACCGGCTACACCTCCGGCGCTGGCTACAATCTGGTCTCCTCCGCCAGCGACAACGGGATGCGGCTTATCTCGGTGGTGCTGGGCGCGCCAAGCGACAATGTGCGCTTCAATGAGAGCCAGACGCTGCTCACCTGGGGCTTCCGTTTCTTTGAGACCGCGACGCCGATCAAGGCGGGCGCGCCCTTTGTCAGCCAGCGCGTTTGGTTTGGCGATCGCAATGAGGTGCCGCTCGGCGTGGCGCAGGATGCGGCCATCACCATTCCGCGTGGCGAGATGAAGAACCTGAAGGCCAGCTTCACCCTCAGCCAGCCGCAGTTGCAGGCCCCGCTGGCGAAGAATCAGGCGGTCGGCACCATCAACTTTGAGCTGAATGGCAAGGTGGTGGAGCAGCGGCCGCTGGTGGCACTTGAAGAGGTGAAAGAGGGCGGCTTCATCAGCCGGTTGTGGGATCGCATCATGATGCAGCTTTCGAGCTGGTTTGGTGGCTGGTTCGGCGACAAGTCCTGA